A window of the Cellvibrio sp. pealriver genome harbors these coding sequences:
- a CDS encoding putative glycoside hydrolase, with amino-acid sequence MKKRYCMAGIGFIAAAFLVGYTPAFAAQKTNINLASGEPQNINVYVHRPLEPWHIFIENYEQQQMLSGASAALPKGDVKVQTADKDAQADALVFNWKDTWRGGMTLESGEPLNLSAHMNSGVLALDLKINELAKGGVSFKMECQKEGCDRVVPFTMAARELIGKGWQKIYVPLSCFKQESDNFSATTMPFALEVGGAGEVAVANVQLLIQTPKDVTLASCPDYKTVSVTPGMLNEWWSIDWWLPRHEQKLADANAIKANGGKIDLLFIGDSITQGWEKEGATVWQQHYAKRNAFAIGFGGDRTENVLWRLQHGAVENMSPKLVVMMIGTNNTGHRHENPATTAAGIKNLLGELQQRLPDSKILLLAVFPRDEKPDGHLRQINNGVNAIIKNYADNKKIFFADINSVFLTKDGVLPKEIMPDLLHPNEKGYALWAEALEPHLQKLLK; translated from the coding sequence ATGAAAAAACGCTATTGCATGGCCGGTATCGGCTTCATCGCCGCCGCATTTTTGGTTGGATACACCCCAGCGTTTGCAGCGCAAAAAACCAATATCAACCTTGCCAGTGGCGAGCCGCAAAATATTAATGTGTATGTGCATCGTCCACTGGAGCCATGGCATATCTTTATTGAAAATTATGAGCAGCAACAAATGTTAAGCGGTGCCTCTGCTGCGCTGCCAAAAGGCGATGTAAAAGTACAAACCGCTGATAAAGATGCGCAGGCAGATGCCTTGGTCTTCAACTGGAAAGACACCTGGCGCGGCGGCATGACATTGGAATCCGGTGAGCCATTGAATTTGTCGGCGCATATGAATAGCGGCGTGTTGGCATTGGATTTAAAAATTAATGAGCTGGCCAAAGGCGGCGTGTCTTTCAAAATGGAATGCCAAAAAGAAGGCTGTGACCGCGTGGTGCCGTTCACTATGGCTGCGCGCGAATTAATTGGCAAAGGCTGGCAAAAAATTTATGTACCGCTGAGCTGCTTTAAACAAGAGAGCGATAACTTCAGCGCGACCACTATGCCCTTCGCACTGGAAGTGGGTGGTGCCGGTGAAGTGGCGGTTGCCAATGTGCAATTGCTTATCCAAACACCGAAAGATGTCACCTTGGCAAGCTGCCCGGATTACAAAACCGTATCGGTTACGCCCGGCATGTTAAATGAGTGGTGGTCAATTGATTGGTGGTTGCCGCGTCACGAACAAAAATTGGCCGATGCCAACGCGATCAAAGCTAACGGCGGAAAAATTGATTTACTGTTTATCGGTGACTCTATTACCCAAGGTTGGGAAAAAGAAGGCGCAACTGTGTGGCAACAGCACTACGCCAAACGCAACGCTTTTGCGATTGGCTTTGGCGGCGACCGCACTGAAAATGTGCTCTGGCGTTTGCAGCACGGCGCAGTAGAGAATATGTCGCCCAAGCTAGTGGTCATGATGATCGGCACCAACAACACCGGCCATCGCCATGAAAACCCGGCTACGACTGCCGCTGGTATTAAAAATTTGTTGGGCGAATTACAGCAGCGTTTGCCGGATTCAAAAATTTTATTGTTGGCTGTATTCCCGCGCGATGAAAAGCCCGATGGCCACTTGCGCCAAATCAATAACGGTGTGAATGCGATTATCAAAAATTATGCGGACAACAAAAAAATCTTCTTTGCCGACATCAACTCTGTGTTCTTAACCAAAGACGGAGTTCTGCCAAAAGAGATCATGCCGGATTTGTTGCATCCTAATGAAAAAGGTTACGCACTTTGGGCTGAAGCACTTGAGCCGCATTTGCAAAAACTGCTCAAGTGA
- a CDS encoding IclR family transcriptional regulator, with protein sequence MTTTGKQIDGTLMDISEDSERKYRAPALEKGLDILELLARNSSPMTTSQMAVALGRSVSELFRMVLALEYRGFITQMPDGRDGYMLTNKLFTLGISQGTAKTLLEIALPVMKELTRELGQSCHLVVPSGDQIVVVARLESPMDLGFSVRVGYRRRLIDTNSGALLYGFASPDVQAGWLPLLSATVDLERIERFLAKARKGVEQGYIQLASDFVDGVTDFCVPIVGVHGASAVLIIPFIHIKSQAITTERVLDRLLQAAEKISQGLVD encoded by the coding sequence ATGACGACTACCGGCAAGCAAATCGATGGAACCCTGATGGATATCAGTGAAGATTCCGAACGTAAATACCGCGCACCGGCTCTGGAAAAAGGGTTGGATATTCTGGAGTTACTCGCGCGCAACTCATCTCCTATGACGACATCGCAGATGGCCGTCGCCCTTGGGCGCTCAGTCAGCGAGCTGTTCCGCATGGTGCTGGCATTGGAGTATCGCGGGTTTATCACCCAGATGCCCGATGGCCGCGATGGCTACATGCTCACCAATAAACTGTTCACCTTGGGTATTTCCCAGGGCACTGCCAAGACTCTGTTGGAAATTGCCCTGCCGGTGATGAAAGAGCTGACCCGCGAACTGGGGCAGTCTTGCCATTTGGTGGTGCCTTCCGGTGACCAGATAGTGGTGGTGGCTCGCCTTGAAAGCCCGATGGATCTTGGATTCTCGGTGCGTGTTGGCTACCGCCGCCGCTTGATCGATACCAACTCGGGCGCGCTTTTGTACGGCTTTGCCTCGCCGGATGTTCAGGCTGGCTGGTTGCCCTTGCTGTCGGCCACGGTTGATCTGGAGCGGATTGAGCGCTTTTTGGCCAAAGCACGCAAAGGTGTCGAGCAGGGGTATATCCAGCTGGCCAGTGATTTTGTTGATGGCGTGACCGACTTCTGTGTGCCGATTGTAGGTGTTCATGGCGCATCTGCGGTGTTGATCATCCCGTTCATTCACATCAAGTCACAGGCAATTACCACCGAGCGGGTATTGGACAGGTTGCTGCAGGCTGCGGAAAAAATCTCCCAGGGCTTGGTGGATTAA